DNA from Actinoplanes sp. SE50/110:
CGCTACCTGCCCGACCTGAGCAGCGACAACCGGCAGCGGCGCGAGATGGCCCAGCGGATGGCGCTGAACGCGCCGATCCAGGGCTCGGCCGCCGACATCATCAAGGTCGCGATGCTCAAGGTCGACGCGGCGCTGCGGGCTTCCGGGCTGACCTCCCGGATGCTGCTGCAGGTGCACGACGAGCTGGTCTTCGAGGTGGCGCCGGGGGAGCGGGAGCCGCTGGAGGAGCTGGTCCGGCGGGAGATGGGCGGGGCCTACCCGCTCGCGGTCCCGCTGGAGGTGTCGGTCGGTACCGGCCGCGACTGGAACGGTGCGGACCACTAGCCACTTTTGTGCTCGTTCGGGGGTCTCCGGCACTTTTCGGTGACCCGGAGGCCTCGGACGTTGCCGTGATCTGACAGGCTGAACAGATGTCGATGGAGCAGACCGTGATCACGGCCGTGCCCCGGCCCGCCGGCGGCTTGGGGATCGAGTTCGATGACGCGATCCTGATCGAGGGGCCCGGGCTGGCCGCCGCGCCGCTGGAGGCGCCGCGGGCCACCGCGTTCGCCGCGATGTTCAAGGCTCTCGGCGACCCGGTCCGGCTCCGGCTGCTGTCGATGATCGCCTCGGCGCCCGACGGGGAGGCCTGTGTCTGCGACCTGAGCAGCGCCTTCCACCTGACCGGCCCGACCATCTCGCACCACCTGCGAATTCTGCGCGAGGCCGGCCTGGTCGACAGCGACCGGCGCGGCACCTGGGTCTACTACCGGGCGGTCCCGGCGACGCTGATTCTGCTGGCGGGCCTGCTCCAGCCGGCGTCCTGACCGTCGCGGCCGGTCGTTCAGTCCCTCAGCGGGTCGTGCCCCCAGTTCATCAGGGAGTAACGCCACTTCGTCTCCCGGACGTCACCGGCGGGGCGCTGGGCGAGGTGGCGGTGTACGTAGCCGACGACCTTGCGCATGTGCTCCTCGTCGTCCGCGGTCAGCTCGGACTTCTTCTTCTCCAGCAGACGCAGGATCCGGCGGCCGGAGTCGTGGCCGACCGACTCGGCGCCCGCCGACGACTTCTGGCCGACCTCCTTCGACTCCTCGGTGCCGAGCCAGGTGCGCAAGGCGGCCGGGGTCATGGTGACCGCTGCGCGGAAGTCGGCGTAGAGGTCAGCCACGGTGCAGCGATCCGGGCTTGTGCACCGCGTCCCGGCCGGTCTTGTCGCTGCGCACCCGGTACTGCGGGTCGTCCGAGGAGGCGGCGACCGTCCGTCCGGCGGCCTCGGTGCGCTTGGTGATCTTCTGTTCGACCTGGCCGTGGACGGTCTCGCCGTGGCTGCGCCAAGTGACCTTGTCGCCCTTTTTCAGGTTCTCTTCTGCCATGTCCGGCGAATACCCCGCTGGTTCGGGCTCAACCGGGCGGGTCGCTCTCCCTCTGCCGGGCAGGTCGCCGGCCCCCAGTCGGGCAGGTCGCCGGCCCTCAGTCGGGCAGGTCGCCGGCCCTCAGTCGGGCAGGTCGCCGGCCTCAGCCGGGCAGGTCGCACACGAAGATGGCGGTGCCGGGGAAGAGGCGGCCGCGCAG
Protein-coding regions in this window:
- a CDS encoding metalloregulator ArsR/SmtB family transcription factor; this translates as MSMEQTVITAVPRPAGGLGIEFDDAILIEGPGLAAAPLEAPRATAFAAMFKALGDPVRLRLLSMIASAPDGEACVCDLSSAFHLTGPTISHHLRILREAGLVDSDRRGTWVYYRAVPATLILLAGLLQPAS
- a CDS encoding DUF3140 domain-containing protein, producing MADLYADFRAAVTMTPAALRTWLGTEESKEVGQKSSAGAESVGHDSGRRILRLLEKKKSELTADDEEHMRKVVGYVHRHLAQRPAGDVRETKWRYSLMNWGHDPLRD
- a CDS encoding DUF2945 domain-containing protein — translated: MAEENLKKGDKVTWRSHGETVHGQVEQKITKRTEAAGRTVAASSDDPQYRVRSDKTGRDAVHKPGSLHRG